The Iamia majanohamensis genome window below encodes:
- a CDS encoding patatin-like phospholipase family protein, with protein sequence MTGPTRVALALGSGGARGYAHIGAIEVLEERGAEIVTIAGSSMGSLVGGLRAADRLPAYTEWVTGLRQRDVVRLLDPSLSAPGAIRGEKIVARVRELLDDASIEDLPIPFTAVATDLFAGKEVWFQRGPVHAAIRASIAIPGVITPVVLNGRLLADGGLMNPVPIAPTSASGAEVTVAVSLDGPSRSDPDGPTVQESAEPRPVDEWIDRFRSSASQLLDRDAVRSVLARFGGSDGDGPVDDAVPEELVEEVFGALPAGLGKFDMMSQSIDAMQTLLVRYRLAGYPPDVLVSVPKDACRSLDFHRAAEMVALGRELTTAALDRAGILPGEPATPVAPAAPPGAPPTDDEE encoded by the coding sequence ATGACCGGTCCCACGCGCGTGGCCCTCGCCCTGGGCAGCGGCGGTGCCCGGGGCTACGCCCACATCGGCGCCATCGAGGTGCTCGAGGAGCGGGGCGCGGAGATCGTCACCATCGCCGGGTCCTCGATGGGGTCGCTCGTCGGGGGCCTGCGGGCCGCCGACCGCCTCCCCGCCTACACCGAGTGGGTCACCGGCCTCCGCCAGCGCGACGTGGTCCGCCTCCTCGACCCGTCGCTCTCGGCCCCCGGCGCCATCCGGGGCGAGAAGATCGTGGCCCGGGTGCGCGAGCTGCTCGACGACGCCTCCATCGAGGACCTCCCCATCCCCTTCACCGCGGTGGCCACCGACCTCTTCGCGGGCAAGGAGGTGTGGTTCCAGCGGGGCCCGGTGCACGCCGCCATCCGCGCCTCCATCGCCATCCCCGGGGTGATCACGCCGGTGGTGCTGAACGGCCGGCTCCTCGCCGACGGCGGCCTGATGAACCCGGTGCCCATCGCGCCCACGTCGGCCTCCGGCGCGGAGGTCACCGTGGCCGTGTCGCTGGACGGCCCGTCGCGCAGCGACCCCGACGGGCCGACGGTGCAGGAGTCGGCCGAGCCCCGCCCGGTGGACGAGTGGATCGACCGGTTCCGCAGCAGCGCCAGCCAGCTGCTCGACCGCGACGCCGTCCGCTCCGTGCTGGCCCGCTTCGGGGGCAGCGACGGGGACGGCCCCGTCGACGACGCCGTGCCCGAGGAGCTGGTCGAGGAGGTCTTCGGTGCCCTCCCGGCCGGGCTGGGCAAGTTCGACATGATGAGCCAGTCCATCGACGCCATGCAGACGCTGCTCGTCCGCTACCGGCTGGCCGGCTACCCGCCCGACGTCCTCGTCTCGGTGCCCAAGGACGCCTGTCGGAGCCTCGACTTCCACCGGGCCGCGGAGATGGTGGCCCTGGGGCGGGAGCTGACGACCGCCGCCCTCGACCGGGCCGGCATCCTGCCCGGCGAGCCCGCCACCCCCGTCGCCCCCGCCGCGCCCCCGGGGGCTCCCCCGACCGACGACGAGGAGTAG
- a CDS encoding NADH:flavin oxidoreductase: MDVTTRLTQVKKLDTLDALRSHLADLGVELPVADAAEPDGVLASPVEVHDGSAGTLTVPNRFAVLPMEGWDGSAEGHPTDLVRRRWGRFGASGCGLVWGEATAVRHDGRANPHQLVLDERTVDEVAVLRDLLAPEQVAGLQLTHSGRWSRPDGTPAPRTAYAHPILDGRLGVDAGAVLADDELDELVEAYVAAAVLAQQAGFAFVDVKHCHGYLLHELLSAHDRPGPYGGDLEGRTRFLRSVVEGIRDRAPGLAVAVRLSLFDLLPFRAGPDGTGEPDGSGPYPYAFGGDGTGLGVDLAETHALLELVEGLGIGLVSATAGSPYYNPHVQRPAYFPPSDGYQPPEDPLVGVARQVAATAEVTARHPGLAIVGSGLSYVQQWLPEVAQAIVASGGADLVGLGRMVLSYPDLAADVLAGRPLQTRLVCRTFSDCTTAPRNGLVSGCFPLDPFYKDHPQRVELTQAKKEARRAQRSG, from the coding sequence GTGGACGTGACCACCCGGCTCACCCAGGTCAAGAAGCTCGACACCCTCGACGCCCTGCGCAGCCACCTGGCCGACCTCGGCGTCGAGCTCCCGGTGGCCGACGCGGCCGAGCCCGACGGCGTGCTGGCCAGCCCGGTCGAGGTGCACGACGGCTCGGCCGGCACCCTCACCGTGCCCAACCGCTTCGCCGTGCTCCCCATGGAGGGCTGGGACGGCAGCGCCGAGGGCCACCCCACCGACCTGGTGCGGCGCCGCTGGGGCCGCTTCGGCGCCAGCGGGTGCGGCCTCGTCTGGGGCGAGGCCACCGCCGTGCGCCACGACGGTCGGGCCAACCCCCACCAGCTCGTCCTCGACGAGCGCACGGTCGACGAGGTGGCCGTCCTGCGCGACCTCCTCGCCCCCGAGCAGGTCGCCGGGCTCCAGCTCACCCACTCCGGCCGGTGGAGCCGACCCGACGGCACCCCCGCCCCCCGCACCGCCTACGCCCACCCGATCCTCGACGGCCGCCTCGGCGTCGACGCCGGGGCCGTCCTCGCCGACGACGAGCTCGACGAGCTGGTCGAGGCCTACGTGGCCGCCGCCGTCCTGGCCCAGCAGGCCGGCTTCGCCTTCGTCGACGTGAAGCACTGCCACGGCTACCTGCTCCACGAGCTGCTCAGCGCCCACGACCGGCCGGGGCCCTACGGGGGCGACCTCGAGGGCCGCACCCGGTTCCTCCGCTCGGTGGTCGAGGGCATCCGCGACCGGGCGCCGGGCCTGGCCGTCGCCGTCCGCCTGTCGCTGTTCGACCTGCTGCCCTTCCGGGCCGGCCCCGACGGCACCGGCGAGCCCGACGGGTCCGGTCCCTACCCCTACGCCTTCGGCGGCGACGGCACCGGCCTCGGCGTCGACCTGGCCGAGACCCACGCCCTGCTCGAGCTGGTCGAGGGCCTGGGCATCGGCCTGGTGAGCGCCACCGCCGGCAGCCCGTACTACAACCCCCACGTCCAGCGGCCCGCCTACTTCCCGCCCTCGGACGGCTACCAGCCCCCCGAGGACCCGTTGGTGGGCGTGGCCCGCCAGGTGGCGGCGACCGCCGAGGTGACCGCCCGCCACCCGGGCCTGGCCATCGTGGGCAGCGGCCTGTCCTACGTCCAGCAGTGGCTGCCCGAGGTGGCCCAGGCGATCGTCGCCTCCGGCGGGGCCGACCTGGTCGGCCTCGGGCGCATGGTGCTGTCGTACCCCGACCTGGCCGCCGACGTGCTCGCCGGTCGGCCCCTGCAGACCCGGCTGGTGTGCCGGACCTTCAGCGACTGCACCACCGCGCCCCGCAACGGGCTGGTGTCGGGCTGCTTCCCCCTCGACCCCTTCTACAAGGACCACCCCCAGCGGGTGGAGCTGACCCAGGCCAAGAAGGAGGCCCGCCGGGCGCAGCGGTCGGGCTGA
- a CDS encoding dihydrolipoyl dehydrogenase family protein, with translation MSPTGPDVVVVGGGAAGLTAAREVHRRGARALLVEAHALGGDCTFTGCIPSKALLGAAADGASWDEALRRVHRTVAAVAATEDAAALGREGVEVRHGRARLTGPGRLEVDGSAVEAGAIIVATGATPLLPSIPGLDRVDPLTSDTVFDLDARPRSLAVLGGGPVGCELAQACARLGVAVTLVEAEGRLLPAEEPDASAVVAAALAADGVDVRTGSTVTSAAPGRSGGVALELDDGTAVGAERLLVAVGRRPSGAGLGLEELGAEVDARGAVVVDDTMATSVPGIWAAGDVTGRLALTHAAARMAMVAAGNATGGARTRLRPARFDAGQVPWATFTDPEVGRVGLTEAQAAGRGAKVCELPFTELDRAVTAGRTEGFVKLVAGPRRGLGWAGGGRLLGATVVGPTGGDLVHEAALALRTGMFTGRLAQTVHAYPSWSMALQLAAAQLFAEVGGRRARPARS, from the coding sequence ATGAGCCCGACGGGCCCGGACGTGGTCGTCGTGGGCGGTGGCGCGGCCGGGCTCACCGCGGCCCGCGAGGTGCACCGGCGCGGGGCCCGGGCCCTGCTGGTCGAGGCCCACGCGCTCGGAGGCGACTGCACCTTCACCGGGTGCATCCCCTCCAAGGCGCTCCTCGGCGCGGCGGCCGACGGGGCGTCCTGGGACGAGGCCCTCCGGCGGGTGCACCGCACCGTCGCCGCCGTGGCCGCCACCGAGGACGCCGCCGCCCTCGGCCGCGAGGGGGTCGAGGTGCGCCACGGCCGGGCCCGGCTCACCGGTCCGGGGCGGCTCGAGGTCGACGGCTCCGCGGTCGAGGCGGGGGCGATCATCGTGGCCACCGGGGCGACGCCCCTGCTCCCGTCGATCCCCGGGCTCGACCGGGTCGACCCCCTGACGAGCGACACCGTGTTCGACCTCGACGCCCGGCCCCGCTCCCTCGCGGTGCTGGGCGGTGGGCCCGTGGGCTGCGAGCTGGCCCAGGCCTGCGCCCGCCTCGGGGTGGCCGTGACGCTGGTCGAGGCCGAGGGCCGGCTGCTGCCGGCCGAGGAGCCCGACGCCTCGGCGGTCGTGGCCGCCGCCCTCGCCGCCGACGGCGTCGACGTGCGCACGGGGTCGACCGTCACCTCCGCTGCACCCGGCCGGTCGGGAGGCGTGGCCCTCGAGCTCGACGACGGCACGGCGGTGGGCGCCGAGCGCCTGCTCGTCGCCGTCGGGCGGCGACCCTCGGGCGCCGGGCTGGGCCTGGAGGAGCTGGGTGCGGAGGTCGATGCCCGCGGGGCCGTCGTCGTCGACGACACCATGGCCACGTCGGTGCCGGGCATCTGGGCCGCGGGCGACGTGACCGGCCGCCTCGCCCTCACCCACGCCGCCGCCCGCATGGCCATGGTCGCCGCCGGCAACGCCACCGGCGGGGCCCGGACCCGCCTGCGCCCGGCCCGCTTCGACGCCGGCCAGGTGCCGTGGGCCACCTTCACCGACCCCGAGGTGGGCCGGGTCGGCCTCACCGAGGCCCAGGCCGCGGGCCGGGGCGCCAAGGTGTGCGAGCTGCCCTTCACCGAGCTCGACCGGGCCGTCACCGCGGGGCGCACCGAGGGCTTCGTGAAGCTGGTCGCCGGCCCCCGGCGGGGGCTGGGCTGGGCCGGCGGCGGCCGGCTCCTCGGTGCCACCGTGGTGGGTCCCACCGGCGGCGACCTCGTCCACGAGGCCGCCCTCGCCCTCCGCACGGGGATGTTCACCGGGCGCCTGGCCCAGACGGTGCACGCCTACCCGTCCTGGTCGATGGCCCTCCAGCTGGCGGCGGCCCAGCTGTTCGCCGAGGTGGGCGGGCGCCGGGCCCGCCCGGCGCGGTCGTGA
- a CDS encoding redoxin domain-containing protein produces MARTRSRILAGALVVALVAVLAGCGGGDDADTAPPFTADVLGGGQLDSASFSGEPTVLWFWAPWCTVCRGEAPDVVAAAEQLEGEVDLVGVAGRGEVPAMEDFVEETGTGGFAHVVDADGTIWSDYGVLSQPSFAFIAPDGTVETVTATYDEQELVDRMEALAA; encoded by the coding sequence GTGGCCCGCACCCGCTCCCGGATCCTGGCCGGGGCCCTCGTGGTCGCCCTGGTGGCCGTGCTCGCCGGGTGCGGCGGCGGCGACGACGCCGACACGGCACCGCCGTTCACGGCCGACGTGCTCGGTGGGGGCCAGCTCGACTCCGCCTCCTTCTCGGGCGAGCCCACGGTGCTCTGGTTCTGGGCCCCGTGGTGCACCGTGTGCCGGGGCGAGGCCCCCGACGTGGTCGCCGCCGCCGAGCAGCTCGAGGGCGAGGTCGACCTGGTCGGCGTGGCCGGACGGGGGGAGGTGCCGGCGATGGAGGACTTCGTCGAGGAGACGGGCACCGGGGGCTTCGCCCACGTGGTCGACGCCGACGGCACGATCTGGTCGGACTACGGCGTCCTGTCCCAGCCGTCGTTCGCGTTCATCGCCCCCGACGGCACCGTCGAGACGGTGACCGCGACCTACGACGAGCAGGAGCTGGTCGACCGCATGGAGGCGCTGGCCGCCTGA
- a CDS encoding maleylpyruvate isomerase family mycothiol-dependent enzyme produces MPSDAVVGDVDLGDHYARVRERLCALLEEAGEAAADVAVPACPGWTVRDVLAHLVGNIEDGAAGRIQGPPSEAQTAEQVARHRDESLAVLADTWRQGSPLMEDALRRAQMWPGMIDALTHEHDVRTALDRPGARDVDTVRVVADRLVEGAPVPLRVRFPDGREVCSDATGGSADAPVLRTTPFEVVRLRLGRRSRDQVAAMDWEPPPGPALDRLFVFGPSPLPLVEPGPDA; encoded by the coding sequence GTGCCGTCGGACGCCGTCGTCGGGGACGTGGACCTCGGTGACCACTACGCCCGGGTGCGCGAGCGGCTCTGCGCCCTGCTCGAGGAGGCGGGCGAGGCGGCCGCCGACGTGGCCGTCCCGGCCTGCCCGGGGTGGACGGTGCGCGACGTGCTGGCCCACCTGGTGGGCAACATCGAGGACGGCGCCGCGGGCCGCATCCAGGGTCCGCCGTCGGAGGCCCAGACCGCCGAGCAGGTGGCCCGGCACCGCGACGAGTCCCTGGCCGTGCTGGCCGACACCTGGCGCCAGGGCTCGCCCCTGATGGAGGACGCCCTGCGGCGCGCCCAGATGTGGCCGGGGATGATCGACGCCCTGACCCACGAGCACGACGTGCGGACGGCCCTGGACCGCCCCGGTGCCCGCGACGTCGACACCGTCCGGGTGGTGGCCGACCGCCTGGTGGAGGGCGCCCCGGTGCCCCTGCGGGTGCGGTTCCCCGACGGCCGTGAGGTGTGCTCGGACGCGACGGGCGGGTCGGCCGACGCGCCCGTCCTGCGCACCACCCCGTTCGAGGTGGTGCGGCTGCGCCTCGGCCGCCGCAGCCGCGACCAGGTGGCCGCGATGGACTGGGAGCCCCCGCCGGGGCCGGCGCTCGACCGCCTCTTCGTGTTCGGGCCCTCGCCCCTGCCCCTGGTGGAGCCCGGGCCGGACGCCTGA
- a CDS encoding dihydrodipicolinate synthase family protein, producing MHARIQPGRTITGMSAVLVPFTADGAIDWPAVEAHIARTAAAGLTPAVNMDTGYVQLLAPADAERVLDLAAEVTGGDFVAGAYVADGPGDALALDAYERACTAIAARGGTPVVFPSHGLNALDDDGWVAALADLGGRVDRFVGFELGPMFVPYGRIPSLEAYRGLVGIPQCIGAKHSSLSRQLEWDRLAVCDELRPGFHVFTGNDLAIDMVVYGSDYLLGLSTFAPEAFAARDRLWAAEDPAFHELNDLLQYLGMFTFRAPVPGYRHDAAMAFVLRGWAASDTTPPGAPRRPEADRAVLADILERLEAWT from the coding sequence GTGCACGCACGCATCCAGCCCGGGCGCACGATCACCGGCATGTCGGCCGTCCTCGTCCCCTTCACGGCCGACGGGGCGATCGACTGGCCCGCGGTGGAGGCCCACATCGCCCGCACCGCAGCGGCCGGCCTCACCCCGGCGGTGAACATGGACACCGGCTACGTCCAGCTCCTGGCCCCGGCCGACGCCGAGCGGGTGCTGGACCTGGCCGCCGAGGTCACCGGCGGCGACTTCGTGGCCGGCGCCTACGTGGCCGACGGCCCCGGCGACGCCCTCGCCCTCGACGCCTACGAGCGGGCGTGCACGGCGATCGCAGCGCGTGGCGGCACGCCCGTCGTCTTCCCGTCCCACGGCCTCAACGCCCTCGACGACGACGGCTGGGTCGCAGCCCTGGCCGACCTCGGCGGCCGGGTCGACCGCTTCGTCGGCTTCGAGCTGGGCCCCATGTTCGTGCCCTACGGCCGCATCCCCTCGCTGGAGGCGTACCGAGGCCTGGTCGGCATCCCCCAGTGCATCGGGGCCAAGCACTCGTCGCTCAGCCGCCAGCTGGAGTGGGACCGCCTCGCCGTCTGCGACGAGCTGCGGCCCGGGTTCCACGTCTTCACCGGCAACGACCTGGCCATCGACATGGTGGTGTACGGCTCGGACTACCTGCTCGGGCTGTCGACCTTCGCCCCCGAGGCCTTCGCGGCCCGGGACCGGCTGTGGGCGGCCGAGGACCCCGCCTTCCACGAGCTCAACGACCTCCTCCAGTACCTGGGCATGTTCACCTTCCGGGCGCCGGTGCCCGGCTACCGCCACGACGCGGCCATGGCCTTCGTCCTGCGGGGATGGGCCGCCAGCGACACCACCCCGCCCGGGGCGCCCCGGCGCCCCGAGGCCGACCGGGCCGTGCTGGCCGACATCCTCGAGCGGCTGGAGGCGTGGACGTGA